In the genome of Paracholeplasma manati, the window GCGTTACTCGGGGGTTTAATGACCTGGGGTTTGACCGCACTTGGGGCTGCGCTTGTATTCTTTTTCAATGGTATTCAAAAAAATGTATATAATATGATGCTTGGCTTCGCAGCGGGTGTCATGATAGCAGCATCGATGTGGAGTTTGATTTTACCCGCCATCGATATGGCAACAGAACAAGGCACCATTCCTTGGCTGGTCGCGACCATCGGTATATTGATGGGGACCGGATTTTTATTCGCTTTCGATAAAATTTTACCGCATATTCACTTTGGTAAAGAATCGCTTCAAGAAGGGATTCACACGAAGTTATCACGTAATATCTTGTTGGTATTCTCCATCACATTGCATAACATTCCTGAAGGTTTGGCTGTCGGTGTGGCATTTGGAGCAGTTGGTTTAGCTACCAACCCTGAGATTGCACTGTTTGCAGCGATTGCGGTTGCTACCGGTATTGGGATTCAAAACTTCCCTGAAGGGGCTGCCGTATCGATTCCATTAAGACAAGAAGGTAACTCACGTCGAAAATCATTCTTTTATGGACAAGCATCCGCTTTAGTAGAACCTATTTCAGCGGTCATCGGTGCGATTCTAGTCAACGTAGTTAGTCAAATATTACCTTATGCATTGACATTCGCAGCAGGTGCGATGATTTATGTTGTCATTGAAGAACTCATCCCCGAATCCAAAGATATCGTCGATGAAAAAGGGGAACATTTCGCAACTTTCGGATTTGTTCTTGGCTTTTTAATCATGATGATCCTAGACGTTGCGCTCAGTTAAATAAAAAAACCACTTCACGTGGCTTTTATTTTGCATAAACGGTCGCAAGTTCAAAGTAAGTTTCTTTGGTGGACTCAATCACACCAGGCATCTCACCATGACCTTTGCCACCTTTGTGTAACGCTTTGTGTTCTTCTGAACCTTCCCAAGCATAGAAAGCTTCTCGACTTTCCCAGTATATTTGAATTCGAATTAGATCAAATTGCGGGTTCTTTTCATCGATCCATACTTCACGTTTGACGAAACCAACGATGGTTTGTAAACGGAATGGTTGACTGAAACGTTCTTGTAAAACCGCTTTTTGACCTTTTTCAACTTTTAAAACGCGTGCAATAATGTACATAATCATCTTCCTTTCATCCCTATTTTAACAAAACCAATGGGTGGGTTAAAATGATATGGTAAGGATTCTATATTAGTGAAGATTCAATTATAAATAATTATATATAAG includes:
- a CDS encoding ZIP family metal transporter, with the protein product MVDYLLSLDNWQLALLGGLMTWGLTALGAALVFFFNGIQKNVYNMMLGFAAGVMIAASMWSLILPAIDMATEQGTIPWLVATIGILMGTGFLFAFDKILPHIHFGKESLQEGIHTKLSRNILLVFSITLHNIPEGLAVGVAFGAVGLATNPEIALFAAIAVATGIGIQNFPEGAAVSIPLRQEGNSRRKSFFYGQASALVEPISAVIGAILVNVVSQILPYALTFAAGAMIYVVIEELIPESKDIVDEKGEHFATFGFVLGFLIMMILDVALS
- a CDS encoding antibiotic biosynthesis monooxygenase is translated as MIMYIIARVLKVEKGQKAVLQERFSQPFRLQTIVGFVKREVWIDEKNPQFDLIRIQIYWESREAFYAWEGSEEHKALHKGGKGHGEMPGVIESTKETYFELATVYAK